One window from the genome of Streptococcus parasanguinis encodes:
- the dnaI gene encoding primosomal protein DnaI, which yields MESVGQTMSHMNRARQFNYEDLVAQILADQEVAAFIKDQSLSEQEIRRSISKFNQYISERNRFLLGDPDYIAKGYKPILTMNEGYADVAYEETPELIEAQKRAAINQRLNLINLPSTLKEASLAKVELDDKGRFEAFEELANFVANYPEYQKGIYLYGDFGVGKSYMMAALAHDLSEKRQASTTLLHFPSFAIDVKNAISSGLVKETVDQVKKAEILILDDIGAEQMSAWVRDEILQVILQHRMQENLPTFFTSNFNFEELERHFAASRNGDETWQAKRVMERVKFLAKEIHLEGVNRR from the coding sequence ATGGAAAGTGTAGGTCAAACCATGTCTCACATGAACCGTGCGCGTCAATTTAACTATGAGGATTTGGTCGCACAGATCTTGGCAGACCAAGAAGTGGCTGCCTTTATCAAGGACCAGTCTTTGTCTGAACAAGAAATTCGACGTAGTATTTCAAAATTTAATCAATACATTAGTGAACGCAACCGTTTCTTATTGGGAGATCCAGATTATATTGCCAAAGGTTATAAGCCCATCCTCACCATGAATGAAGGCTATGCGGATGTCGCTTATGAGGAAACGCCAGAGTTAATCGAAGCCCAAAAACGAGCTGCGATCAACCAACGTCTCAACTTGATCAATCTCCCTTCAACCTTGAAAGAAGCGAGTCTAGCCAAGGTAGAACTCGATGATAAGGGGCGATTTGAGGCCTTTGAGGAATTAGCCAATTTTGTGGCCAACTATCCAGAATATCAAAAGGGGATCTACCTCTATGGTGATTTTGGAGTAGGAAAGAGCTACATGATGGCAGCCTTGGCTCATGATTTATCCGAAAAACGCCAGGCCTCTACTACCCTACTTCATTTTCCAAGTTTTGCGATCGATGTTAAAAATGCCATCAGTTCAGGCTTGGTCAAAGAAACCGTCGATCAGGTGAAAAAAGCCGAAATTTTAATTCTCGATGATATCGGTGCGGAACAGATGTCAGCCTGGGTGCGAGATGAAATCTTACAAGTGATTTTGCAGCACCGAATGCAGGAAAATCTCCCAACCTTCTTTACTTCTAACTTTAATTTTGAAGAGTTGGAACGTCATTTTGCAGCTTCGCGTAATGGAGATGAAACCTGGCAGGCCAAACGGGTCATGGAGCGCGTGAAATTTTTAGCCAAGGAAATCCATCTGGAAGGAGTCAATCGCCGATGA